The following proteins come from a genomic window of Gottfriedia acidiceleris:
- the nagA gene encoding N-acetylglucosamine-6-phosphate deacetylase, producing the protein MKAIKVEKVYIPDKVIETGYILINDGKINGVTTNKPICEILDYSSFVAIPGMIDLHIHGIAGNDTMDGSIHSLQEMSMSLARHGVTGFLPTTLTHDFEKIKKAVIIVSEAMGQTEGAEIIGSYVEGPYITTEHRGAHPVKYIRELNTDELIELIKVSNNTVKVITIAPEKEHAEEAIKLLTDKGIHVSMGHTNADYDNTNNAIEHGARISVHTFNGMRGFNHRDPGCLGAVLTNDQCYCECIADLQHVHPGAIKLLYKAKGTERIFLISDSMAAADLSDGSYTLGTLDVKVENKIARTVETGSLAGSTTNLMECLKNVKDVLGLPLESILPMVSLNQAKLLKIDHEVGSIECGKKANIVLIDRKFNVQATIVNGEFVFRNDHK; encoded by the coding sequence ATGAAAGCAATTAAGGTAGAAAAAGTTTATATACCCGATAAAGTAATCGAAACTGGCTATATACTGATTAACGACGGAAAAATCAATGGCGTAACAACGAATAAACCTATCTGTGAAATTTTGGATTATTCTAGTTTTGTAGCCATTCCAGGCATGATTGATTTACATATTCATGGAATTGCTGGAAATGACACGATGGATGGTAGTATCCATTCATTACAAGAAATGTCTATGTCACTTGCACGTCATGGAGTTACGGGATTTTTGCCAACTACACTAACTCATGATTTCGAAAAAATTAAAAAAGCTGTAATAATCGTAAGTGAAGCGATGGGACAGACAGAAGGAGCGGAAATCATTGGCTCATATGTAGAAGGTCCATATATCACAACTGAGCATCGTGGTGCTCATCCGGTCAAGTATATTCGTGAACTAAATACTGATGAGTTAATTGAACTAATAAAGGTTTCCAATAATACGGTTAAAGTGATCACTATAGCTCCAGAAAAAGAGCATGCAGAGGAAGCTATTAAATTGCTAACAGATAAAGGAATTCACGTATCTATGGGTCATACAAATGCAGACTATGACAATACAAATAACGCAATTGAACATGGGGCAAGAATTTCTGTTCATACTTTTAACGGCATGAGGGGATTTAATCATCGTGATCCTGGATGTCTTGGTGCTGTTCTAACAAATGATCAATGCTATTGTGAATGTATAGCAGATTTACAGCATGTCCACCCTGGAGCAATTAAGCTACTTTACAAAGCAAAAGGGACAGAACGTATTTTTTTAATAAGTGATTCAATGGCAGCTGCAGATTTATCAGATGGATCCTATACGCTTGGTACATTGGATGTTAAAGTGGAAAATAAAATTGCTCGAACAGTAGAAACAGGCTCTTTAGCAGGAAGCACGACTAATTTAATGGAGTGTTTAAAAAATGTAAAAGACGTTTTAGGGTTGCCTTTAGAATCTATTTTACCGATGGTCAGTCTTAATCAAGCGAAATTACTTAAAATTGATCATGAAGTTGGAAGCATAGAGTGTGGGAAAAAGGCAAATATCGTCTTAATTGATCGTAAGTTTAATGTTCAAGCTACCATTGTGAATGGGGAATTTGTATTTAGGAATGATCATAAATAA
- the pfkB gene encoding 1-phosphofructokinase has protein sequence MIATITLNPAIDIRYNLPDFHIDDVNRVTAVDKTAGGKGLNVSRVLSQLGVKVTCTGFLGGKSGEWIAAQLQNYNLINRFVEIKGETRFCLAIESKEGHTEILEQGPEILENEREEFLKNFDTILESNNYIVGSGSLPYGINSDFYRDLIEKTKQKGKYFLLDSSGESLSHGIKGKPFLIKPNREEFCKLIGLNQLSIEDMIWHAREICQKGIQYILLSLGKEGALLISKNITLQAVIPTLTDVHQIGSGDSMLAGFTFAHSKGYSIENILKWSCACGISNAASERTGSVELTKVQHYFNLIKVKELTGGDEDGKYSLF, from the coding sequence ATGATTGCTACAATTACATTAAACCCAGCTATTGATATTCGGTATAATCTTCCCGACTTTCACATAGATGACGTTAATCGTGTTACAGCTGTGGATAAAACAGCAGGTGGAAAAGGGCTTAACGTTTCACGTGTATTATCTCAGTTAGGGGTTAAAGTTACTTGTACCGGATTTTTAGGTGGAAAAAGTGGCGAGTGGATAGCTGCTCAGCTTCAAAATTACAATTTAATTAATCGTTTTGTAGAAATAAAAGGTGAAACAAGATTTTGTTTAGCAATTGAATCGAAAGAAGGTCATACAGAAATTCTTGAACAAGGGCCAGAGATATTGGAGAATGAAAGAGAAGAATTTTTGAAAAATTTTGATACCATTCTAGAATCAAATAACTATATTGTAGGATCTGGCAGCTTGCCATATGGGATCAACTCTGATTTTTATAGAGACCTAATAGAAAAAACAAAACAAAAAGGGAAGTATTTTCTTTTAGATTCAAGTGGAGAATCACTATCCCATGGCATAAAGGGGAAGCCTTTTTTAATTAAGCCGAACAGAGAAGAGTTTTGCAAGTTGATTGGGTTAAACCAATTATCAATAGAGGATATGATCTGGCACGCCCGAGAAATTTGTCAAAAAGGTATCCAATACATTTTACTTTCTTTAGGAAAAGAAGGTGCTCTTTTAATTAGCAAAAACATTACACTGCAGGCCGTTATTCCAACTTTGACAGATGTACACCAAATTGGATCAGGGGATAGCATGCTTGCAGGCTTTACCTTTGCTCATTCGAAAGGTTATTCAATTGAAAATATTTTAAAGTGGTCATGTGCCTGCGGAATATCAAATGCTGCCTCAGAGCGGACTGGATCAGTTGAATTAACAAAAGTTCAACATTATTTTAATCTCATTAAGGTGAAGGAGTTAACAGGGGGCGATGAAGATGGAAAATATAGTCTGTTTTGA
- the helD gene encoding RNA polymerase recycling motor HelD, which produces MNNELQKEQVRVNAVLDLITDKISKLTEETAQRRNEVINVRKNFWDEVKVNTDSFDDYLETVISLRQQSQLLAIGQINHKQSSNRLSALRRMKEVPYFGRINFTEEGMSETERIYIGVSTLMDETGENILVYDWRAPVSSVYYDYPPGPAEYDTPGGKVNGVLDQKWQYIIRNGVIESMFDTSLTIGDEILQHVLGKGTNKHMRSIVASIQKEQNQIIRYDKGRLLIVQGAAGSGKTSAALQRIAYLLYKYRNWIKADQIILFSPNAMFNNYVSRVLPELGEENMQQVTFQEYLVHRLSDAFQVEDNYEQLEYVLTAIDDPSYKTRTSSIRFKASTHFFETIKAYRQSLELSGMVFRGFKFRGKPVVTAKQIYERFYSTDTSLKFNNRLEKLTEWLNKQINELEKLELKKTWVQDEIELLSKDDYQKAYKYLQKKQSKEDSFDDYEQQTKVLGRMVVRKKLKPLREWVRGLRFIDIKSVYKQLFSNPTQIEQWIEGNTPENWEDICQLTLNMLDEGKLFYEDATPYLLLKELVQGFQSNVTIKFVLVDEAQDYSPFQFEFLKRLFPSAKMTVLGDFNQAIFAHASEMGDFNVLKGLYGSDETKVINLTRSYRSTKPIVEFTRRLIPGGDLITPFERVGDKPVLTQISNREDLHSHIATKIEDLKKGEFNTIAVICKSAEESLEAYEALKNVEGIKLVKRNSVEYEQGVVIIPAYLAKGIEFDAVIIYDASAQVYGDERLRRLFYTACTRAMHQLHLYSLGEATPFLHNINSEFLLLNQTIAHD; this is translated from the coding sequence ATGAACAACGAACTTCAAAAAGAACAAGTAAGAGTAAATGCTGTACTAGATCTAATTACGGACAAAATTAGTAAACTAACAGAAGAAACAGCCCAACGCAGAAACGAAGTCATCAATGTTCGTAAAAACTTTTGGGATGAGGTTAAAGTTAATACGGATAGCTTTGATGACTATTTAGAGACGGTTATTAGTTTAAGACAACAATCTCAACTTTTGGCGATCGGACAAATTAATCATAAGCAATCTTCAAACCGATTATCAGCACTTCGTCGGATGAAAGAAGTTCCTTATTTTGGTCGCATTAATTTTACAGAAGAAGGTATGTCTGAAACGGAGCGTATTTATATTGGCGTTTCAACTCTAATGGATGAAACTGGAGAGAATATTTTAGTTTATGATTGGAGGGCCCCAGTTTCGAGTGTTTACTATGATTATCCACCAGGCCCTGCTGAGTATGATACACCTGGGGGAAAAGTAAATGGAGTATTAGACCAAAAATGGCAATACATTATACGTAACGGTGTAATTGAATCAATGTTCGATACAAGTCTCACTATAGGTGATGAGATTTTGCAGCATGTGCTAGGTAAAGGTACAAACAAGCATATGAGAAGCATAGTAGCCAGCATTCAAAAGGAACAAAATCAGATTATTCGTTATGACAAAGGTAGATTACTGATTGTTCAAGGGGCGGCCGGTAGCGGAAAGACATCGGCAGCTTTACAAAGGATTGCCTATTTGCTCTACAAATATAGAAATTGGATAAAAGCAGATCAAATTATCTTATTTTCTCCTAATGCAATGTTTAATAACTACGTATCGAGAGTTTTACCTGAACTAGGCGAAGAAAATATGCAGCAAGTTACATTCCAAGAGTATTTAGTTCATAGGCTAAGTGATGCGTTTCAAGTTGAAGATAATTATGAGCAATTAGAATATGTGCTAACTGCTATAGATGATCCTTCCTATAAGACTAGAACTTCAAGCATTCGATTTAAAGCTTCAACTCATTTCTTTGAAACGATTAAGGCATACAGACAATCATTGGAATTATCGGGAATGGTCTTTCGGGGATTTAAATTTAGAGGCAAACCAGTCGTTACAGCTAAACAAATATATGAAAGATTTTATAGCACCGACACTTCTTTAAAATTTAATAATCGATTAGAGAAGTTGACGGAATGGTTAAACAAACAAATCAATGAATTGGAAAAGCTAGAATTGAAAAAAACCTGGGTACAAGACGAAATCGAGTTACTCAGCAAAGATGATTATCAAAAAGCATATAAGTACCTACAGAAAAAACAATCTAAAGAGGACTCATTCGATGACTACGAACAACAAACTAAAGTATTAGGTCGAATGGTCGTTCGTAAAAAACTAAAGCCACTACGTGAATGGGTTCGAGGATTACGTTTCATTGACATAAAGAGTGTATATAAACAGTTATTTTCCAATCCAACTCAAATTGAACAATGGATTGAAGGGAATACACCTGAGAATTGGGAGGACATATGTCAGTTAACATTAAATATGTTAGATGAAGGCAAATTGTTTTATGAGGATGCTACACCGTATTTACTTTTAAAAGAATTGGTTCAAGGATTCCAATCAAATGTTACCATTAAATTTGTACTTGTAGATGAAGCTCAAGATTATTCTCCTTTCCAATTTGAGTTTTTGAAGAGATTGTTTCCTTCTGCAAAGATGACCGTTCTAGGTGACTTTAATCAGGCGATCTTTGCGCATGCCAGTGAAATGGGAGATTTTAATGTCCTTAAAGGCTTATATGGGTCAGATGAAACAAAAGTAATCAATCTAACACGCAGTTACAGATCAACAAAACCAATTGTAGAGTTCACACGTAGGCTCATACCTGGAGGCGATCTAATTACGCCTTTTGAACGAGTTGGAGATAAGCCTGTGTTAACGCAGATATCTAATCGAGAAGATTTGCATAGTCATATTGCAACTAAAATTGAAGACTTAAAGAAAGGTGAATTTAATACAATTGCTGTCATTTGCAAATCTGCAGAAGAAAGTTTAGAGGCATATGAAGCTTTAAAGAATGTAGAAGGAATCAAGCTCGTGAAGAGAAACTCAGTTGAATATGAACAAGGTGTAGTCATTATTCCTGCATATTTGGCAAAAGGAATTGAATTCGATGCAGTAATTATTTATGATGCATCAGCTCAAGTTTATGGAGATGAGCGTTTACGGAGACTATTCTATACTGCTTGTACAAGAGCAATGCATCAGTTGCATTTATATAGCTTAGGCGAAGCGACTCCTTTTTTGCATAATATAAATTCAGAGTTTCTACTATTAAATCAGACGATCGCTCACGATTAA
- a CDS encoding nucleobase:cation symporter-2 family protein, translated as MLSKQKAFTLGFQHVMAMYAGAVVVPLIIGGALKLTPTQIAYLIAADLFTCGIATILQSMGTKYIGSRLPVVLGCTFTAVGPIIAIASSSNLPTAYGAIIISGIFVILAAPFYGKLLKFFPTIVTGSVVTIIGLSLIPVAMNNAAGGQGSPDFGQVHNLLLALLTLIVILVINRWAKGFFRTISVLVGLVVGTIAGYAMGIVHFSSVSEASWFSIAQPFYFGAPKISITAIITMIIVCIVSMVESTGVYFAVGKATNQKVKQDQIVNGLRSEGLAIMLGGIFNAFPYTAFSQNVGLISLTKVKSREVIYAAGSIMVVLGLLPKLAALTTVIPNAVLGGAMIVMFGSVAAAGISILSEVDLGKGENLLIAACSIAVGLGSATLPQMFDQLPDFLKMLMQNGIVTGSLTAIILNLFLTKRDVAVEVQVTKKIS; from the coding sequence TTGTTAAGTAAACAAAAAGCATTTACATTAGGTTTTCAACACGTCATGGCTATGTATGCAGGTGCAGTTGTTGTACCTCTTATAATAGGTGGCGCGCTTAAACTTACGCCAACTCAGATCGCTTATCTAATAGCAGCAGATTTATTTACTTGCGGTATCGCAACAATCCTGCAAAGCATGGGGACGAAATATATTGGTAGCAGATTGCCAGTCGTTTTAGGATGTACTTTTACGGCGGTAGGTCCGATCATTGCAATTGCATCCTCTTCAAATTTACCAACAGCATACGGTGCAATAATCATTTCTGGGATCTTTGTAATATTAGCTGCCCCTTTTTATGGCAAGCTTTTAAAATTTTTCCCTACAATTGTAACTGGATCAGTTGTAACGATTATTGGACTTTCTCTAATTCCAGTAGCTATGAATAATGCAGCGGGTGGCCAAGGGAGTCCAGACTTCGGTCAAGTACACAATTTATTACTAGCCCTTCTTACACTTATCGTAATTTTAGTCATTAACAGATGGGCTAAAGGATTTTTCCGTACAATTTCCGTACTTGTTGGATTGGTTGTAGGAACAATTGCCGGCTATGCAATGGGAATCGTTCACTTTTCAAGTGTATCAGAAGCATCGTGGTTTAGTATCGCTCAACCATTCTATTTCGGAGCACCAAAAATCAGTATTACAGCTATTATCACAATGATTATCGTTTGCATCGTTAGTATGGTTGAATCAACTGGAGTCTATTTCGCAGTCGGAAAAGCGACTAACCAAAAGGTTAAACAGGATCAGATTGTAAATGGATTACGTTCAGAAGGTCTTGCAATTATGCTTGGTGGTATTTTTAATGCATTTCCGTACACAGCATTTTCACAAAATGTTGGTTTAATCTCACTTACAAAAGTTAAGTCTAGGGAAGTTATTTATGCTGCAGGAAGTATCATGGTTGTTCTTGGACTATTACCTAAACTAGCAGCTTTAACGACAGTTATTCCAAATGCCGTTCTTGGAGGTGCTATGATTGTTATGTTCGGATCTGTCGCAGCTGCCGGGATATCAATTCTTTCAGAGGTCGATTTAGGTAAAGGAGAAAACCTATTAATCGCAGCCTGTAGTATAGCAGTAGGCTTAGGTTCAGCAACACTTCCACAAATGTTCGACCAACTACCTGATTTTTTAAAAATGTTAATGCAAAATGGAATTGTAACAGGTTCATTAACTGCAATTATTTTAAATTTATTCTTAACAAAACGAGATGTGGCAGTAGAAGTGCAAGTTACGAAAAAAATATCATAA
- a CDS encoding ABC transporter permease produces the protein MSTSIKPAAYRELKNKTSFSQSVKNSFTMAYRGLLKIKRTPEQLFDVTLQPIIFTLMFTYIFGGAISGDVKSYLPVIIPGILVQTVITTSIVTGVQLREDMDKGVFDRFKSLPIARIAPLAGALLADTIRYTIATVLTFTMGYIMGYRPEGGLGYVVLAGLLVIVCSWAISWIFAFFGVIARTASSVQGISMLALFPLTFLSNAFVPVDTMPNWLQWFVKINPISHLITAVRNLTNTGTAGSDLIISLIGAAVIVAIFAPLTVKAYMRRT, from the coding sequence ATGAGCACTTCAATAAAACCAGCTGCTTATCGTGAGTTAAAAAATAAAACTAGCTTTAGTCAATCAGTAAAAAACTCATTTACGATGGCTTATCGTGGTCTATTAAAAATAAAGCGTACACCAGAACAATTATTTGATGTTACGTTACAACCTATTATTTTTACACTAATGTTTACTTATATCTTTGGTGGAGCAATCTCTGGGGATGTTAAGAGTTATTTACCGGTAATCATACCCGGAATCCTAGTACAGACTGTCATTACTACTTCGATTGTTACAGGTGTACAATTGCGTGAAGATATGGATAAAGGTGTATTCGATCGATTCAAGTCGCTACCAATTGCACGAATTGCACCACTGGCCGGAGCCTTATTGGCGGATACGATACGTTATACAATCGCTACCGTTCTTACTTTCACGATGGGGTATATAATGGGATATCGCCCTGAAGGTGGATTAGGCTATGTCGTTTTAGCTGGACTACTTGTAATTGTCTGTTCATGGGCAATTAGCTGGATTTTTGCTTTTTTTGGAGTAATTGCACGTACAGCGTCAAGTGTACAAGGGATTTCTATGCTAGCACTATTTCCATTAACATTCCTTTCAAATGCCTTTGTACCGGTCGATACAATGCCAAATTGGCTACAATGGTTTGTAAAAATAAACCCAATTTCTCATCTGATCACTGCTGTAAGAAATCTCACGAACACAGGAACTGCTGGTTCAGATCTAATCATTTCACTTATTGGAGCTGCTGTAATTGTAGCAATTTTTGCACCACTAACTGTAAAAGCTTATATGCGTAGAACATAA
- a CDS encoding ROK family protein, translating to MENIVCFDIGGTFIKFGLISRDGQMVYKDKVPTPKRNIQKQLPELLAEKVKKLQKDFLIAGIGISTCGLVNHETGEILFSNNIPDYSGMKLGEILFNLFHLPISVENDVKSACIGEMWKGAIQGKKDVVFLTLGTGIGSSIIIDGKIVSGSRHLAGELGHTVIINNGRSCGCGRRGCFERYAATSALVGDFIDEKNKNGEVMEKISGEKILALVEEGDSIATDVYKKFIHYISIGLTNIVHLLDPEAIIIGGGIAEQGDRFIQDINSEIKKETMPIYHQETTVFPSILGNDAGLYGACYLTLKKLNYLHV from the coding sequence ATGGAAAATATAGTCTGTTTTGATATCGGGGGTACATTTATCAAATTTGGACTAATAAGTCGTGATGGGCAAATGGTTTACAAAGATAAGGTACCAACACCAAAAAGAAATATACAAAAGCAGCTTCCTGAACTTTTAGCTGAAAAAGTAAAAAAGCTCCAAAAGGATTTTTTAATAGCAGGAATCGGAATCTCCACATGTGGTCTTGTAAATCATGAAACAGGTGAAATTTTATTTTCCAACAATATACCCGACTATTCAGGAATGAAACTGGGCGAGATACTTTTTAATTTATTTCATTTACCAATTAGTGTAGAAAATGATGTAAAAAGTGCTTGCATCGGTGAAATGTGGAAAGGTGCAATTCAAGGGAAGAAAGATGTAGTTTTTCTAACATTAGGAACAGGTATTGGAAGCTCTATTATCATAGATGGGAAGATTGTAAGCGGATCTCGTCATTTAGCTGGTGAACTAGGCCATACTGTCATCATAAATAACGGGCGTTCTTGTGGATGCGGACGGAGAGGGTGCTTTGAAAGATATGCTGCTACTTCAGCCTTAGTAGGTGATTTTATTGATGAAAAGAACAAAAATGGTGAAGTTATGGAGAAAATCTCTGGAGAAAAAATCTTGGCTCTAGTAGAAGAAGGCGATTCAATTGCTACTGACGTATATAAAAAGTTTATCCATTATATAAGCATTGGTCTTACAAATATAGTCCATCTTCTGGACCCAGAGGCAATTATTATCGGGGGAGGAATTGCAGAGCAGGGGGACCGATTTATTCAAGACATCAACTCTGAGATTAAAAAGGAAACCATGCCAATTTATCATCAAGAAACAACCGTATTTCCTTCGATTCTTGGGAATGATGCCGGGCTGTATGGAGCATGTTACTTAACTTTAAAAAAATTAAACTACTTACACGTGTAA
- a CDS encoding ATP-binding cassette domain-containing protein, whose amino-acid sequence MDYLNKKIITPNNGDLAVEASGLVKLFGENRAVDGVDLNVRAGSIYGVLGPNGAGKTTTIRMLATLLRQDAGTARIFGHDVLKEAQIVRQLIGVTGQYASVDESLSATENLIIFSRLLGLGRAESRKKAADLLEEFGLTEAAKRPLKNFSGGMRRRLDLAASLIAQPPLIFLDEPTTGLDPRTRNQMWDTIRRLVKEGSTVLLTTQYLQEADELADRIAVIDRGHVVAEGTVDELKASVGSSSLQLKIQDIRDVQKARQTVEHVLKVKSNITLEEGKITAPMADADRVTDLLIALRDEGIHLAEMSVQKPTLDEVFLTITGNSVDNDGSKESDKTKEMEGVRV is encoded by the coding sequence TTGGACTATTTAAATAAAAAAATAATTACCCCAAATAATGGAGATTTGGCTGTAGAAGCGAGTGGTTTAGTTAAACTATTTGGTGAAAATCGTGCGGTTGATGGAGTGGATTTAAACGTTCGTGCTGGAAGTATTTACGGTGTACTTGGTCCAAATGGCGCGGGGAAAACAACGACAATTAGAATGCTGGCTACACTACTTAGACAAGACGCAGGTACTGCACGCATATTCGGACATGATGTTTTAAAAGAGGCTCAAATTGTGCGTCAATTAATTGGCGTTACTGGTCAGTATGCCTCAGTAGATGAGTCACTAAGTGCTACAGAGAATCTTATTATATTCTCAAGATTACTAGGTCTAGGTAGAGCGGAATCACGAAAGAAAGCAGCTGATTTATTAGAGGAATTTGGCTTAACGGAAGCAGCGAAGCGCCCATTGAAAAACTTCTCAGGTGGAATGCGTCGTAGATTAGATTTAGCTGCAAGTTTAATTGCTCAGCCACCACTTATCTTCTTAGATGAGCCGACAACTGGTTTAGACCCTCGTACAAGAAATCAAATGTGGGATACTATTCGTCGTTTAGTAAAAGAAGGTTCAACAGTTTTATTAACAACACAATATCTTCAAGAGGCGGATGAACTAGCTGATCGAATTGCAGTAATAGATCGTGGCCATGTAGTTGCGGAAGGTACAGTTGATGAATTGAAAGCTTCAGTTGGAAGTTCATCGTTACAATTAAAAATCCAAGATATAAGGGATGTTCAAAAGGCGCGTCAGACAGTAGAACATGTACTAAAAGTAAAATCCAATATCACATTAGAAGAAGGAAAGATTACTGCTCCTATGGCGGATGCTGACCGAGTAACCGACCTACTAATCGCCTTACGTGATGAAGGTATTCATTTAGCTGAAATGAGTGTGCAAAAGCCGACTCTTGATGAAGTATTCCTTACGATTACTGGTAACAGCGTAGATAATGATGGATCAAAGGAGTCAGATAAAACAAAAGAAATGGAGGGAGTAAGGGTATGA
- the murQ gene encoding N-acetylmuramic acid 6-phosphate etherase, which produces MLENLTTETRNEKTMNLDEMSIEEFLTVMNEEDAKVAAAVRNEIPNISKAVGKIVTAFKSGGRLIYIGAGTSGRIGLLDAVECPPTFGTSPEEVVGLIAGGEKAFIKAVEGAEDSEELAIEDLKEIKLSKNDIVVGIAASGRTPYVIGGLKFAKEIGASTVAVSCNKGSKIGQEAEIAIEVVNGPEVLTGSTRLKAGTSQKLVCNMLSTASMVGIGKVYGNLMVDVQSTNEKLVERSKRIVMEATSCTYEIAEEYLTKSNQSPKVAIVMILTGFSYEQAMEQLKKSEGFVRKAIQK; this is translated from the coding sequence ATGCTTGAGAATTTAACAACCGAAACAAGAAATGAAAAAACAATGAATTTAGATGAAATGTCTATAGAAGAATTTTTAACCGTAATGAACGAAGAGGATGCAAAGGTTGCCGCTGCCGTTCGAAATGAAATTCCTAATATTTCTAAAGCTGTTGGAAAAATTGTAACTGCTTTCAAAAGTGGAGGTCGCTTGATTTATATAGGTGCAGGCACAAGTGGCCGAATTGGACTTTTAGACGCAGTTGAATGTCCTCCTACATTTGGAACAAGCCCAGAAGAGGTAGTAGGGTTAATTGCAGGTGGAGAAAAAGCTTTTATAAAAGCAGTTGAAGGCGCTGAGGATAGCGAAGAACTTGCAATTGAAGATTTAAAGGAAATTAAGTTAAGTAAAAATGATATTGTAGTTGGAATTGCAGCAAGTGGGCGTACACCTTATGTTATTGGAGGCTTAAAATTCGCTAAAGAAATTGGTGCTTCTACTGTAGCGGTTAGTTGTAACAAGGGCTCAAAGATCGGTCAAGAGGCAGAAATAGCAATTGAAGTTGTTAATGGACCTGAAGTATTAACTGGTTCAACTAGATTAAAAGCAGGTACTTCTCAAAAATTAGTATGTAATATGCTATCTACAGCATCAATGGTTGGTATTGGAAAAGTATACGGTAACTTAATGGTTGATGTTCAATCAACAAATGAAAAACTAGTTGAGCGTTCAAAGCGTATTGTAATGGAAGCAACATCCTGTACGTACGAAATTGCAGAAGAGTATTTAACGAAGTCGAATCAAAGTCCAAAAGTAGCAATCGTTATGATTCTCACTGGATTTAGTTATGAGCAAGCAATGGAGCAATTGAAAAAATCAGAAGGATTTGTTCGAAAAGCAATACAAAAATAA
- a CDS encoding O-antigen ligase family protein, with translation MIIIFGGVYSCVIGWISKWLLFPKTVGYLLGTVLFGEVEPKNFNRLIGCAYNPNFTVFILLIAISFLFASLLSSLERKHYFSLAWQLPIQLLLSYGIYLTGSRAGFATMLLIYLLFIFRLNRIFFFVCSTIGLFFLKWLLYIMPRADSVIQAGHKRLDIWKNAYTIWENHPFFGVTPIGFGQEYIIQYGHFIPHAHNLLLGMFAEYGTLGGLAFITLISINIVKCIHLFFFERSKKCFFNSFLLGLPIILFTGVFDEPVFSPQIGFLTVILLGCWDRYSKRMQFNIEISAIQGKFISVYGSTARLVISSYLILHYLKSKFISNKY, from the coding sequence ATGATAATAATCTTTGGAGGTGTATATAGTTGTGTAATTGGATGGATATCCAAATGGTTACTATTTCCTAAAACTGTTGGATATTTATTAGGGACAGTGCTTTTTGGAGAAGTTGAACCAAAGAATTTTAACCGTCTAATTGGTTGTGCATATAATCCCAATTTTACTGTGTTTATTTTATTAATCGCTATTTCTTTTCTCTTTGCCAGTCTACTTTCTAGTCTAGAAAGGAAACACTATTTTAGCTTAGCGTGGCAACTTCCGATCCAACTACTACTTAGTTATGGCATTTATCTTACGGGTTCTAGAGCTGGCTTTGCGACGATGCTTCTCATTTATTTACTTTTTATCTTCCGACTTAATCGAATCTTTTTCTTTGTTTGTTCAACCATCGGACTATTCTTTTTGAAATGGTTGCTCTATATAATGCCAAGAGCCGATTCAGTTATTCAAGCAGGGCATAAAAGGTTGGACATTTGGAAAAACGCATATACCATATGGGAAAATCACCCATTCTTTGGTGTGACACCGATCGGATTTGGTCAAGAATATATAATACAATATGGTCATTTCATCCCCCATGCACATAATTTATTGCTGGGTATGTTTGCGGAATACGGAACATTAGGAGGATTAGCTTTTATAACATTAATTAGTATAAATATTGTAAAATGCATTCACTTATTCTTTTTTGAGCGCAGTAAAAAATGTTTTTTTAACAGTTTTTTACTCGGCCTACCAATTATTTTGTTTACAGGTGTATTTGATGAGCCTGTATTCTCTCCACAAATCGGTTTCCTCACGGTCATACTGCTTGGGTGTTGGGATCGGTATTCGAAACGTATGCAATTTAATATCGAGATTTCAGCAATTCAAGGCAAATTTATTAGCGTTTATGGGAGTACGGCTAGGTTAGTTATTAGTTCATACTTGATTTTGCATTATTTAAAATCGAAGTTTATTAGTAATAAGTACTAA